ACGACGTTCCCTATTGGTTTGGACCATCCCTATCTTCCCTCTTTCCAGTCGCACACGACCATTTCGATAGCGCTGCATGTCCGCTGTGGGTCGGACGCGGACTCTTTCGAAATACGAATGTACCGACCGACTTACACATTGGCTCCTGGCCCTGATATGGCCAGATGACAAGAGAATCGTCGCAGGGACTTCCCCTCAAACTTACCCTCGGTAATAACCATTTGACCGCGCTCGACGAAGCCGTTCCGCTGCAGAACCTGTGCGGAGCCAACGTTTGCCACGAGGCAATGGCACAGCAGCGCCTTGAGCTTCAGTTCGACCCTCGCGTACTCCTTCACGATTCCCACGGCCGAGGTAGCGATGCCCTGGCCGTGAAAAGGAGCGGCCACCCAATAGTCCAGGTTCGCGCGCCCC
This genomic window from Dyella terrae contains:
- a CDS encoding GNAT family N-acetyltransferase, with translation MASLMPLLIPIAESHLEDVQRYASDPRISAMSYVPDPYPADGAIRWYEHVLDRIAKGKAMVFAVTENQVFRGVLSINDINRELGRANLDYWVAAPFHGQGIATSAVGIVKEYARVELKLKALLCHCLVANVGSAQVLQRNGFVERGQMVITEGKFEGKSLRRFSCHLAISGPGANV